In Chryseobacterium gleum, a single genomic region encodes these proteins:
- a CDS encoding DUF2306 domain-containing protein encodes MLSVKRNISSFFKILLIAGFGYFFWLMLKITLEYIPFNREVSFLMIKQTEVTERPEYLTLFYTHVYTSIFVLLSGFLAILRKDFGLKNFHRYTGKVYILLILIFAAPSGIYMGLFANGGFLSKTSFVILGFLWWLSTYKAYQLAKQKKFKEHKQWMWRSFAFTLSAITLRMWKVIIVYLFHPNPMDVYQIIAWLGWIPNMLIIEYLITKKHI; translated from the coding sequence ATGCTTTCTGTCAAAAGAAATATCTCTTCTTTCTTTAAAATCCTTCTTATTGCAGGGTTTGGGTATTTCTTTTGGCTGATGCTGAAGATCACACTAGAATATATCCCTTTTAACCGAGAAGTGAGTTTTCTGATGATCAAACAAACTGAAGTTACAGAAAGACCGGAATATCTTACATTATTTTATACTCATGTTTATACAAGTATCTTTGTACTTCTTTCAGGTTTTCTGGCCATTCTCAGAAAAGATTTTGGACTGAAAAACTTTCACCGGTATACCGGAAAAGTATATATTCTTCTTATTCTGATCTTTGCTGCACCCTCGGGAATTTATATGGGGCTCTTTGCCAATGGGGGCTTTTTATCAAAAACTTCTTTTGTCATATTAGGCTTTTTATGGTGGCTTTCAACATATAAGGCATATCAGCTGGCAAAACAAAAGAAGTTTAAAGAACACAAACAATGGATGTGGCGGAGTTTTGCCTTTACATTATCTGCCATTACCCTGAGAATGTGGAAAGTAATTATTGTCTATTTATTTCATCCCAATCCCATGGATGTTTATCAGATCATTGCATGGCTGGGCTGGATTCCCAACATGCTTATTATTGAATATTTAATCACAAAAAAACATATATGA
- a CDS encoding alpha/beta fold hydrolase — protein MKKNFVFFLLLWIFLGYSQERTIVSDWTSFTQAVNIENKPNWNFRVTAKIRKENEDNGSNCGLWCRIDNKDESTGFFENQYYGIKVTHEWKTYEIKGTINPSAKTMNIGAFAQNNGDFYFDDFKLEVNDGKSKKWIEIPLVNSGFEKDIIASGGWFEGIHSQKVTHVKHFTIGDSDYKPFSGNKSLLMKGHDIIGTMPHGKFMDVNGIKLYYEIYGEGEPVLLLHGNGQSISAFMNQKDTFAKKYKVIIVDCRERGKSTYDKTKELTFDIQTEDLKLFLEKLNIKKTKILGWSDGGILALSMAMKYPQMVDKIACSGANIYPEGVKDDELKSMKEMLASLIKENKDHKNDILIDLLNLDLKYPNWKYEDLNKIQCPSLIIAGDKDIIKTEHTVKIAESIPHGQLAIIPNSSHFVPEEKPELFNELVIDFFENK, from the coding sequence ATGAAAAAAAATTTCGTCTTCTTTCTTTTACTCTGGATCTTTTTAGGATATAGCCAGGAAAGAACAATTGTTTCTGACTGGACTTCATTTACCCAGGCCGTCAATATAGAGAATAAACCCAACTGGAACTTCCGCGTTACAGCTAAAATCAGGAAAGAAAATGAGGATAATGGGTCCAATTGCGGGCTGTGGTGCAGAATAGACAATAAAGATGAGTCTACAGGTTTTTTTGAAAATCAATATTATGGAATCAAAGTAACCCATGAATGGAAAACATACGAAATAAAAGGAACCATCAATCCCTCCGCAAAAACCATGAATATCGGTGCTTTTGCACAGAACAACGGAGATTTTTATTTTGACGATTTTAAGCTGGAAGTCAATGATGGAAAATCAAAAAAATGGATCGAAATCCCTTTGGTAAATTCTGGTTTTGAGAAAGATATTATAGCATCCGGTGGCTGGTTTGAAGGAATCCATTCTCAGAAAGTAACACATGTGAAGCACTTTACAATCGGAGATTCAGATTATAAGCCATTCAGTGGTAACAAATCATTGCTGATGAAAGGGCATGATATTATCGGTACAATGCCGCATGGAAAGTTTATGGATGTAAACGGCATCAAATTATATTATGAGATTTATGGAGAAGGTGAACCTGTGCTTTTACTTCATGGTAACGGCCAATCTATCAGTGCTTTTATGAACCAGAAGGATACGTTTGCTAAAAAATATAAAGTCATTATCGTTGATTGCCGTGAACGTGGAAAATCTACCTACGATAAAACAAAAGAACTTACTTTTGATATTCAGACAGAGGATCTTAAACTGTTTTTAGAGAAACTCAACATCAAAAAAACAAAGATCCTGGGCTGGAGTGACGGTGGAATTCTTGCGCTGTCCATGGCAATGAAATATCCTCAGATGGTAGATAAAATAGCATGTTCCGGAGCCAATATTTATCCTGAAGGAGTTAAAGATGATGAGTTAAAATCTATGAAGGAAATGCTTGCCAGCCTTATTAAAGAGAATAAAGATCATAAAAATGATATCCTTATTGATCTTTTGAATCTGGACCTGAAGTATCCGAACTGGAAGTATGAGGACCTGAATAAAATACAGTGTCCATCATTGATTATTGCGGGAGATAAAGACATTATAAAAACAGAACATACCGTAAAAATAGCAGAATCAATCCCGCATGGGCAATTGGCTATTATTCCTAATTCAAGCCATTTTGTTCCGGAAGAAAAACCGGAATTATTCAATGAATTAGTAATTGATTTCTTTGAAAATAAATAA
- a CDS encoding NAD(P)/FAD-dependent oxidoreductase encodes MKQIIIIGGGAAGFFCASNLDEKKYIITILEQNSDVLQKVKISGGGRCNVTHACFDPRELVQFYPRGNKELLSVFTKFQPGDTMEWFDQRNVPLKIENDNRTFPESNSSQTIINTFLNEVQKKNISVKTKCTVKEIEKQGKKYIVKTNSGDFEADYIVYTTGSSPKSLKIIENLGHKIVDLVPSLFTFNIKDELLKDLPGTSFENAGISIPKLKTDESGPLLITHWGLSGPAVLKISAWEAISLARLKYNFEIEVNFISKEMDEAEEIFQEFKQTHPKKTIGQSKIFDITNRFWQKILEISKVDLNKQVANISGKEMHKILENLCRRKFQVTGKSTFKDEFVTAGGVDLKEINFKNMSSKLLPNFYIAGEVLNIDAVTGGFNFQACWSEGWLISQDLNSL; translated from the coding sequence ATGAAACAGATCATTATTATCGGAGGCGGTGCTGCAGGCTTTTTCTGTGCATCCAACCTTGACGAAAAGAAATATATAATTACGATTTTAGAACAGAATTCTGATGTCCTTCAGAAGGTTAAAATTTCCGGAGGCGGACGCTGCAATGTAACTCACGCCTGTTTCGATCCAAGAGAGCTTGTTCAGTTTTATCCCCGTGGAAATAAGGAATTGCTGAGTGTTTTTACTAAATTCCAGCCCGGCGATACAATGGAATGGTTTGACCAGCGCAATGTTCCGTTAAAAATTGAAAATGATAACAGGACTTTTCCGGAAAGCAATTCTTCTCAGACCATCATCAATACTTTTCTGAATGAAGTTCAAAAGAAAAATATTTCCGTAAAAACAAAATGTACGGTAAAAGAGATTGAAAAGCAGGGCAAAAAATATATCGTAAAAACCAATTCCGGAGATTTTGAGGCGGATTATATTGTGTATACTACCGGAAGTTCTCCAAAATCACTGAAAATCATTGAAAATCTTGGCCATAAGATTGTTGATCTTGTCCCTTCCCTTTTTACTTTTAATATTAAAGATGAATTGCTGAAAGATCTTCCGGGTACAAGCTTTGAAAATGCAGGAATTTCAATTCCGAAGCTGAAAACAGATGAAAGCGGGCCTTTACTTATTACGCACTGGGGACTTTCCGGACCTGCTGTTTTGAAAATTTCTGCCTGGGAAGCAATAAGTCTTGCCAGGCTTAAATATAACTTTGAAATTGAAGTTAATTTTATTTCGAAAGAAATGGATGAAGCAGAAGAAATCTTCCAAGAATTCAAGCAAACCCATCCTAAAAAAACAATCGGACAATCTAAGATTTTTGATATTACCAACAGATTCTGGCAGAAGATTTTAGAGATTTCAAAAGTTGACCTCAACAAACAGGTGGCTAATATTTCCGGAAAGGAAATGCACAAAATACTGGAAAATCTTTGCAGGAGAAAATTTCAGGTGACCGGAAAGTCCACTTTTAAGGATGAATTCGTAACAGCCGGAGGCGTTGATTTAAAGGAAATTAACTTCAAAAACATGTCTTCAAAACTACTTCCCAACTTCTATATTGCCGGAGAGGTTTTGAATATCGATGCGGTGACCGGCGGGTTCAATTTTCAGGCTTGCTGGAGTGAAGGATGGCTCATTTCCCAGGATCTCAACAGCTTATAA